The Solea senegalensis isolate Sse05_10M linkage group LG4, IFAPA_SoseM_1, whole genome shotgun sequence genome includes a region encoding these proteins:
- the rpn1 gene encoding dolichyl-diphosphooligosaccharide--protein glycosyltransferase subunit 1 has protein sequence MTPKAPLLAACLLLVAALGSGVSADGLVNEEVKRTVDLSSHLAKITAEIVLSNKGHSGVQSFVLAVEEDLVPHLAYIGASVKGDDEEDDGMLELQQTTIKGQSGDFYKVQLSSTLSAGAQLKVKVEMTFSHVLKPFPTHITQAERQLVVFQGNHYLYSPYPTRSQTTRVRLASKTAESYTKLGNPSKSDEVIEYGPFRDVAPFSEDTMKIHYENNAPFLTISSITRTIEVSHWGNIAVEETIDLRHTGAVLKGPFSRYDYQRQSDSGISSVKSFKTILPASAQDVYYRDEIGNISTSHLQVLDDSVEVEVRPRFPLFGGWKTHYIIGYNLPSYEYLYTLGDQYALKMRLIDHVYDDQVIDAMTVKIILPEGARNIHMETPYEIDRMPNQLHYTYLDTFGRPVLVATKDNLVEQHIQDVVVHYNFNKILMLQEPLLVVGAFYILFFTVIIYVRLDFAITKDPAAEVRMKVASITEQVLTLVNKRLGLYRHMDEVVNRYKQSRDTGALNSGRKTLEADHRALTNEISSLQARLKAEGSDLADKVGEVQKLDGQLKELVCRSCQEAERLVAGKVKKEAYIESEKTLTGKRQDLVSRIDSLLDAL, from the exons ATGACCCCGAAGGCGCCGCTTCTCGCCGCCTGCCTGCTCCTCGTTGCCGCTCTTGGCTCCGGGGTTTCAGCGGACGGTCTGGTGAACGAGGAGGTGAAGAGGACCGTGGACCTGAGCTCTCATCTGGCTAAGATCACCGCGGAGATCGTCCTGTCCAACAAGGGACACTCTGGCGTCCAGAGCTTCGTGCTGGCCGTGGAGGAGGACCTGGTCCCGCATCTCGCTTACATCGGAGCCTCG GTCAAGGGtgacgatgaggaggatgatggtATGCTTGAACTCCAACAGACCACAATCAAAGGCCAAAG TGGGGACTTTTACAAAGTGCAGCTGTCCTCCACTCTGTCAGCTGGGGCTCAGCTGAAAGTGAAGGTGGAGATGACGTTCAGCCACGTCCTGAAGCCTTTCCCCACACACATCACCCAGGCCGAGCGGCAGCTGGTGGTGTTTCAGGGAAACCACTACCTGTACTCGCCGTACCCCACCCGCAGCCAGACCACACGCGTGCGCCTGGCCTCCAAGACCGCGGAGAGCTACACCAAGCTGGGCAACCCGTCCAAGTCCGACGAGGTCATCGAGTATGGACCGTTCCGTGACGTGGCTCCGTTCAGCGAG GATACAATGAAGATCCATTATGAGAACAACGCGCCCTTCCTCACCATCAGCAGCATCACTCGCACCATTGAGGTGTCACACTGGGGCAACATCGCAGTGGAAGAGACCATCGACCTCAGGCACACAGGAGCCGTCTTAAAGGGCCCGTTCTCCCGCTACGATTACCAGCGTCAGTCGGACAGTGGCATCTCGTCTGTCAAGTCCTTCAAG ACTATCCTCCCTGCCTCAGCCCAGGACGTCTACTACAGAGACGAGATCGGGAACATCTCCACCTCACACTTGCAGGTTCTCGACGActctgtggaggtggaggtcAGGCCTCGCTTTCCCCTGTTTGGAGGCTGGAAGACTCACTACATCATCGGCTACAATCTGCCCAGCTACGAGTACCTCTACACCCTGG GTGACCAGTACGCACTGAAGATGAGACTCATTGACCACGTGTACGACGACCAGGTCATTGACGCCATGACTGTGAAAATCATCCTGCCAGAAGGAGCCAG AAACATCCACATGGAGACGCCTTACGAAATCGACCGTATGCCAAACCAGCTGCACTACACGTACCTGGACACCTTTGGCCGCCCGGTGCTGGTCGCCACCAAGGACAACCTGGTGGAGCAGCACATTCAGGATGTTGTG GTCCATTATAACTTTAATAAGATCCTGATGCTGCAGGAGCCTCTGTTGGTTGTCGGCGCCTTTTACATTCTCTTCTTCACCGTCATCATCTACGTTCGCCTGGACTTTGCCATAACGAAG GACCCCGCTGCTGAGGTACGCATGAAGGTGGCCTCCATCACGGAGCAGGTCCTGACTCTGGTCAACAAGCGTCTGGGTCTGTACCGGCACATGGACGAGGTGGTGAACCGCTACAAGCAGTCCCGCGACACCGGGGCGCTCAACAGCGGCCGGAAGACGCTGGAGGCCGACCACCGAGCTCTGACCAATGAGATCAGCTCGCTGCAGGCCCGCCTCAAAGCCGAGGGCTCTGACTTGGCTGATAAG GTCGGCGAGGTGCAGAAGCTGGACGGCCAGTTGAAGGAGCTGGTGTGTCGCTCCTGCCAGGAGGCGGAGCGACTGGTGGCCGGGAAGGTCAAGAAGGAAGCGTACATCGAGAGCGAGAAGACTCTGACCGGCAAACGACAGGATCTCGTGAGCCGCATCGACAGTCTGCTGGACGCCCTGTGA